The genomic DNA CATCGATCCGAGCTTCGGGTGAGACGTGGTCTGAGCCGTTACACAGCTCAACCGTCTTGAGGGAGCTGCCCTTCTGCTTCTGCGCCCAGCCCGACGAACTGGACAGGACAAGCATAAGAGCGAGCATCACGGCCTGGATGAAACTGGCTCTTGCGGTCATTTCCACACCACGTGTCGAGTCCGACAGTGAATGAAGCGCCACTGCTCATTCTCCCCGGCCGGCGCTGCAGCGCTCGGCGGCTTCGGACCAAGCGAGTTTCTCAGCAGCCTCGACAGATGTTGAGCCTTCGACTGCTGCTTCGATCGGGCTCCGGCGCCGCGGATGTCGGTGGCTTCTTCAGGAGCTTGCTCTTGCCCTCTTCGATCAAGGTAGAGAATCTGACCGACCCATCATCCAAAATCTCGATGTGCGGCGTCGTGCCCCGGATCCCGAGCGTGGCGACGGGGGTATCGACCTTCATGTCGCCTGTCTTTGCGACGCTGCCTGCGACAAAAGTGAACGTTCCCTTGGCGAGATTGAATAGGCTCGCATTGGACTTGCCGGCCGGCTCATACACATAATGATCCAATACCATACGGGCGTTGCTCGATAGATTGAACGAGCTGCCGTCGGTAAAGTTGATGGCGACCCGGCCATCGACCCCCGTCTGCACCACATCACCAAGATAGACGGGATCACCCGTATTGGCCCGGATGGGGTCACCCGAGACATTCGCCTGAACGATCACTGCGCCCGCATGTTCGATTGTGACCGAGCCGGTGGCAACCACCACCTTCCCAATCGGTTTCGATGACGAGGTAGCGACGGCGGGCTTGGCGGAATCGATTTGCGCTCGAGCCGCACCCGGTAAGAAGCAGGCAAGCGCCACAACGAGGACGGTCGCCAGAGCGGCTATCGCAGGTCTGCACATGATCCCCCCTTTCTGAGAAGATCTTGCCGCTAATCGGCGGTCTATTCTCTGACCCGCGCGACGGAGCCACAATAAATATAATATTGTTTAATTTTATTAACTGGACTACCTTATCTCCGGCGCGGTGCAAGCACCATCAATTAAATAAATCTCGTTTGTCAATTTAATCACATTGGCGGGAGGGGCACGGCGGGGAATGGGCGGTAAGCTTCGCTGTCCCCGGCGCAATGCGTCTCCCTCTCAGACTTGATTTCTTTCGGCGGGCAAGCCTTCGGGGCTGCCAGCGCCAGGAAATTTTGTGCCTTGGCGAGGACCCGAGCAAGGCAGCACGCCGAGCCTGAAACGATCACCCAGGCGAGGGCGAGCCATGCTAGTTGCTTCCGGCATCCAGGTTGATAACGGGGCCGCCATGGCCCTGCCCGCCGAACTCATCGGCCATATTCCGACAGTGATCGGTCGCTGCACGCTGACGCGAGCGAGCGGCATCGCCACGCAGGCAGTGGCTGGTGCGCCTATCTACCGGGGCGACGTGCTGGAGACCGATGCCGACGGACAGATCACAATTCGCTTCATCGACGGTACTTTCTTCAATATCGGCTGCGGCACTCGCGTTGAGCTGAGCGAGTTCGTCTTCGACGCCGAAGGCATGCCACTTGCAGCCCTGTTCGACGTGACCCGAGGGAGCTTCAGTTTCGTACCAGGCCGGCTGGCACAAGCCGGAGCGCTCCAGCTGAATACCCCCATTGCAGGCATTCGCGCCCGAGGGCACGCGGGCGGTTTCGGGATGCTGACGCTTGCAGCATTGACTTTCTCGGCCGCGCAAGACGCCGAGGCGGCGGATCCGGATGTCACATTCCTGGATGACGATTCCATCACCTACAAGGACCTTGCGCACGGTGCATTCGAGCTCGTGACCAAGGAGCGGATCCCGCGGCACATCATCGTCGAAGATCCCGGCGAGACGATCGTCATCAAGAAGGTGGGATCAACCATCAGCGTCAACCAGGTCACGAACACGTCCGCTCGCATGGACGAATTGCGCGCCGCTCAGCAGGACGTGCTCGCCAATCTCTCCGACGGGCAAGGTCCACACGGATCGAGCACACCACCCTTTGTCAAATCCCTGTCGCTGCAGCCGATCAATTTCATTCCGTCCGATGCGCCCACGCCGCAGAACCTGCTGGCCCCAGTGACACCATTCGCTATTCCCGTTTTCGACCCTGTGCCGCCGACGCTCAGCACGGGAGCGGGGCCAACCGAACTCGATACGGTGGTGTTTGATACATTCACTCCGACGAGCGGAGTTTTTGCCGCCAGCAGCACCAGCAGCGGCGCCAAGCTGACCTTTGGTGTCATAGGGGCGGCCGCCGGCGAGACGATCCTCGACGGAGTGACATACGATCTGTCAAAGCCAAGTCCGTACGGGACGCTCTACGTCAACAGTGCGAGCGGTGCCTACACGTTCGTGCCTGACAGCGCCGCGATCAATGCGTTGAAGGCACCCTCGACCGACGATTTCGTCATCACGGTTTCCGACGGCCTCAATTCTGCGAGCAAGACGTTCACAATCATCATCAACGGTGTCAACGACGCTGCAATCATCTCTGGCAATACGACCGGTTCGACCATCGAGGCTGGCGGCATAGACAATGGAGCGCCCGGCACGCCGATTGCGACCGGCACCCTTTCCGATACCGACGTCGACGATCCGCCCAATACGTTCACGGCGGTGAGTTCGCCAACCACCAGCACCGGTGGCTATGGCACCTTCACGATGACAGCGTCCGGCGTGTGGACCTACACTTTGGACAACGCCAATCCCGCAGTGCAGCGACTCAATGCCGGCGACACGCTCACCGACAACTTTACGGTGACCACGAGCGGAGGCACCGCCCAAGTGGTGACGATCACGATCCACGGAGCCAGTGATGCCGCGATCGTTTCCGGCGCAACGACCGGCGCAGTGATCGAGGCTGGCGGCCTCGCCAATGCAAACCCCGGCACGCCCACCGCGACCGGCATCCTCACCGATACGGACGTCGACACGACCGCAAATGCTTTCACGGCGGTCGCCTCGCCAACGGCGAGCACCGCCGGCTATGGCACCTTCACCATGACGACAGCCGGCGTGTGGACCTATGAGCTCGACAATATCAACGCTGCGGTGCAGGCGCTCAACACCGGCGAGACATTGACCGATATGTTCACAGTGACCACCCTGGACGGAACTGCCCAGGTCGTGACGGTCACCATCCAAGGCACCAACGATGCTGCCATCGTTTCAGGCACCCCGACCGGCTCGGTGACTGAGGCCGGCGGCATCGCCGATGCGACACCCGGCAGCCCGAGCGCAACGGGCACGCTCTCTGCCGCCGACGTCGACAATGCGCCTAACACCTTCACCGCGGTGAGTTCGCCGAGGGCAAGCACGAATGGGTATGGCACTTTTACGTTAACCGCCGCCGGCGTGTGGACCTATACGCTCGACAACGCCAGCGGCGCGGTGCAGGCGCTCAATGCCGGCGGTACGCTCACCGACAGTTTCACTGTCACAACCCTCGACGGCACGCCGCAGGTGGTGACGATCACCATTCAGGGCAGCAACGACGCGGCCCTCATTTCTGGCACCACGACCGGCTCGGTGACCGAGGCAGGAACTTTCTCGCCTGGCGCTCCCATCGCGACGGGCACGCTCACCGATACAGACGTCGACAACCCGCCGAACACGTTCACCGCAGTCTCTTCGACAGCAAGTGACGGCGGATACGGCACCTTCACGATGACCGCGGCCGGCGTATGGACTTACACCCTAGATAACAACAACAGCGTGGTTCAGGCGCTCGACGTCGGCGACACGTTGACCGACACGTTCACGGTAACGGCCATCGACGGTACGACGCAGACGGTGACCGTCGCCATTCATGGCGCCAGCGATGCAGACCCCAACGATTTTGATAACTTGGCCACGGGATCTGCAGTGATCTCCGATCCTCCGAACGTGTATGGAACACCGGGGAGCGAAACCATCGCCGGCGGCGGCGACCGAGGTCAGATCATCTACGCGGGAGCGAGCAGCGATACCGTCAACGGCACGGGCAAATCCGACGTTCTCTATGGCGGCTCAGGCGATGACACCATCAAGGGCAACGATGGGAATGACGTGATCTATGGCGGCTCAGGCAGCGATACAATCAACGGCAACAACGGCAATGACGTCATAACCGGTGGTTTTGGTGCGGATCAACTCACCGGCAGCAATGGCAACGACCGCTTCGCTTATTTGTTCGTAGCCGATTCCAACGCAAACCAGTACGACACCATCACGGACTTCGCCTCGGGGGCTGACAAGATCGACCTGACTGCCTTTGGCGCGCT from Bradyrhizobium sp. CCBAU 53351 includes the following:
- a CDS encoding VCBS domain-containing protein gives rise to the protein MLVASGIQVDNGAAMALPAELIGHIPTVIGRCTLTRASGIATQAVAGAPIYRGDVLETDADGQITIRFIDGTFFNIGCGTRVELSEFVFDAEGMPLAALFDVTRGSFSFVPGRLAQAGALQLNTPIAGIRARGHAGGFGMLTLAALTFSAAQDAEAADPDVTFLDDDSITYKDLAHGAFELVTKERIPRHIIVEDPGETIVIKKVGSTISVNQVTNTSARMDELRAAQQDVLANLSDGQGPHGSSTPPFVKSLSLQPINFIPSDAPTPQNLLAPVTPFAIPVFDPVPPTLSTGAGPTELDTVVFDTFTPTSGVFAASSTSSGAKLTFGVIGAAAGETILDGVTYDLSKPSPYGTLYVNSASGAYTFVPDSAAINALKAPSTDDFVITVSDGLNSASKTFTIIINGVNDAAIISGNTTGSTIEAGGIDNGAPGTPIATGTLSDTDVDDPPNTFTAVSSPTTSTGGYGTFTMTASGVWTYTLDNANPAVQRLNAGDTLTDNFTVTTSGGTAQVVTITIHGASDAAIVSGATTGAVIEAGGLANANPGTPTATGILTDTDVDTTANAFTAVASPTASTAGYGTFTMTTAGVWTYELDNINAAVQALNTGETLTDMFTVTTLDGTAQVVTVTIQGTNDAAIVSGTPTGSVTEAGGIADATPGSPSATGTLSAADVDNAPNTFTAVSSPRASTNGYGTFTLTAAGVWTYTLDNASGAVQALNAGGTLTDSFTVTTLDGTPQVVTITIQGSNDAALISGTTTGSVTEAGTFSPGAPIATGTLTDTDVDNPPNTFTAVSSTASDGGYGTFTMTAAGVWTYTLDNNNSVVQALDVGDTLTDTFTVTAIDGTTQTVTVAIHGASDADPNDFDNLATGSAVISDPPNVYGTPGSETIAGGGDRGQIIYAGASSDTVNGTGKSDVLYGGSGDDTIKGNDGNDVIYGGSGSDTINGNNGNDVITGGFGADQLTGSNGNDRFAYLFVADSNANQYDTITDFASGADKIDLTAFGALGFVILALSSTSTVVPAHTIAWLYDSAANQTIVYVNPTDQTLHVGDSGLLEIHLQGVATIDASDFITAPAAAPVMAVAGDLLDLTATAQNDATAVMTTTSEVSSDVGGGDGTLLAAGSSAIQPTEPASSLDSSWDQIAASGYSSLPGSDEVQTLVIETPRSDAAPAPAGALAVIMQHMVTPTETSFVFDNLTGFDAASMAGKSGTIAASGQVPDIPIAMLNFAHDAAEHHAGGRFAPGSDADDGTLPPGRAAKAAHAHDQTGDETADTTLNPSLLKSATGGVNHLPTGEAEQHNLSQGASGSHPAGPQQLGGSFEFRGDASPGSLHSAVLDRLSDIVGQHEQDKGFHASELASMPETSGVESPHGAGTIHGHVLHDLIV
- a CDS encoding FecR domain-containing protein: MCRPAIAALATVLVVALACFLPGAARAQIDSAKPAVATSSSKPIGKVVVATGSVTIEHAGAVIVQANVSGDPIRANTGDPVYLGDVVQTGVDGRVAINFTDGSSFNLSSNARMVLDHYVYEPAGKSNASLFNLAKGTFTFVAGSVAKTGDMKVDTPVATLGIRGTTPHIEILDDGSVRFSTLIEEGKSKLLKKPPTSAAPEPDRSSSRRLNICRGC